One stretch of Acidobacteriota bacterium DNA includes these proteins:
- a CDS encoding YicC/YloC family endoribonuclease gives MYSMTGFGRAEIPGRLGRLTVEIATVNSRFLEFTVRLPKPYFSLEPRVREYLSEILSRGKVTVTVNLDEPEDATGKYAINDRAVRAYVRQLRQLHRELKLDGDINLSSLVSLPDVVQADRNAPDPERIWKTLRKGLHRAAGQLVEMRKREGRAMAADMNKRLKSMAGLLRRVERQTRDSVQVYADKLHERIESLLQRPVCDAARLEEEVALFADRTDIAEECVRLDSHLDQFAATLKAKSASGRRLNFILQEMNREVNTIGSKSADLGIAGAVISLKEEVEKLREMVQNVE, from the coding sequence ATGTACTCTATGACAGGATTCGGCAGGGCCGAGATACCCGGACGGTTGGGCAGGTTGACCGTGGAGATAGCCACGGTCAACAGCCGCTTTCTGGAATTCACCGTCCGGCTCCCGAAACCTTATTTCTCACTTGAACCGCGCGTGCGCGAATACCTTTCGGAGATCCTTAGTCGTGGCAAGGTGACCGTGACGGTCAATCTTGACGAACCGGAGGATGCGACCGGGAAGTATGCTATCAATGATCGGGCCGTCCGAGCCTACGTACGTCAACTTCGTCAATTACACCGAGAGTTGAAGCTGGATGGGGATATTAACCTGAGCAGCCTGGTATCGTTGCCGGACGTGGTTCAAGCGGACCGCAACGCACCGGACCCGGAACGCATCTGGAAGACCCTGCGAAAAGGCCTGCACCGGGCCGCGGGGCAGCTTGTCGAGATGCGAAAGCGGGAAGGCCGGGCGATGGCCGCTGATATGAACAAACGCCTGAAATCAATGGCCGGACTCCTCCGGCGGGTCGAACGGCAAACAAGAGACTCGGTGCAGGTATATGCCGACAAGCTGCACGAACGCATTGAAAGTCTCCTCCAGCGACCGGTTTGTGACGCCGCTCGCCTCGAAGAGGAAGTCGCCCTTTTCGCCGACCGCACCGATATCGCCGAGGAATGTGTCCGCCTGGACAGCCACCTCGACCAGTTTGCGGCTACGCTCAAGGCGAAAAGTGCGTCGGGACGCAGGCTCAACTTCATTCTCCAGGAAATGAACCGGGAGGTCAACACCATCGGGTCGAAATCCGCCGACCTCGGTATCGCCGGTGCCGTCATTTCACTGAAGGAAGAGGTCGAGAAACTCCGGGAAATGGTGCAAAACGTTGAATGA
- a CDS encoding AsmA family protein yields MKKLLKILAWLAGIIVLLVILIIVGFELFFPKERARQLAIERGSEALGREVSVQDIDISLWGGLGVKLVDVAVASPEDITTDNLLEADNVDVKLRLWPLLKREIRVDRFIVNRPRIALVKTKQGRTNYEFPTVDSAMPPEVAEQPAAAKAAGAAVSFDALEINGGRLSYRDDSSGLALVLTDLNLSTALENPAPGRYASQGRVSIDSLAVTRGQTYPAVSLDLHYAGEYDLNEKRLSVEKADLQVNGLKFNMTAEVSDPLGEPRATGNVKSDRITVADLFKLLPQKQRDEIAEFRLDGDFSFDVDVQYDASVTENALTYAGTAVISDMTMAREGIEGELRFRRALLDFKPDNLRMNIEDGTFDGEPFKGHLVVDNFDDPVVNGELAGSVNLAFAQPFLPPEGGHEVAGRARADLKFSGRTGDVKSMSFSGNLTVTEGRYNSPQMPEPIEALSVDAYFDNKLVNVRTFEARFKSGYVNFSGRIDNLVAYLMADSVQARKVSPSVDGTFKGELDLAMLGRYLPEKGQPELTGRLAVDVKVAGGAARLADIKPRGRLTVTKGTYTDSLMPEPITNFAVEMALQPDTIAIDRMYLKFTSSDVTFTGKLVNPFPYLLPVKGLDRTAMTKPLFLFTLSSRRFDTDRLFPEAVPGSGENRASKPVDSVSLVILPDIDGRGTLHVDTLIYSKVEFTDLDGKVRIKDRRIECYDVTGNVYSGKVSGTTTIDLNDFDNPVYTGEFKGDQVDVDDFMSRFTRFGGHVFGKCDLTGGYTARGWEPDEFLNSLTMNGRGNMLDGKIVTSGTLYKLISGLADKAGQSFSEEQPIKNLGTDILVKDGKIVLDNLKTRLTQVGDIEIGGFYGFDGSIGYSGSLLLSQEVTEKLVSKGGLLGGLAGLLTDKTTARLALPLKISGTADSPKAELDYSALTKTAGDDLGKKAGNLLEDLLKKKDKK; encoded by the coding sequence ATGAAGAAATTACTCAAGATTCTCGCCTGGCTGGCAGGTATTATCGTCCTGCTGGTCATCCTGATCATTGTCGGTTTTGAACTCTTTTTCCCGAAAGAGCGGGCCCGCCAACTGGCCATCGAGCGCGGCAGCGAGGCCCTCGGGCGCGAGGTCTCGGTGCAGGACATCGACATCTCCCTCTGGGGCGGCCTCGGCGTCAAGCTCGTGGACGTGGCCGTGGCCAGTCCCGAGGACATCACGACGGACAACCTGCTCGAGGCCGACAATGTTGACGTCAAACTGCGGCTGTGGCCGCTCTTGAAACGCGAAATCCGGGTCGACCGGTTTATTGTCAACCGCCCCCGCATTGCCCTCGTGAAAACGAAACAGGGCCGCACCAACTACGAATTCCCGACGGTGGATTCGGCAATGCCGCCCGAGGTCGCCGAGCAGCCGGCAGCGGCCAAAGCCGCCGGAGCGGCGGTGTCGTTCGACGCCCTGGAAATCAACGGTGGCCGCCTCAGCTATCGTGACGACAGTTCCGGGCTTGCGCTGGTCCTGACCGACCTGAACCTCTCGACGGCGCTGGAGAACCCGGCGCCCGGCCGGTACGCCTCGCAGGGCAGGGTGAGCATCGACAGCCTGGCCGTAACGCGTGGGCAGACCTATCCGGCCGTGTCGCTCGATTTACACTACGCCGGTGAGTATGACCTGAATGAAAAGCGCCTCTCCGTCGAGAAGGCTGATTTGCAGGTCAACGGCCTGAAATTCAACATGACCGCCGAAGTGTCCGACCCGCTGGGCGAACCGAGAGCCACGGGCAATGTCAAGTCCGACCGTATCACCGTAGCCGACCTGTTTAAGCTTCTGCCGCAGAAACAGCGTGACGAGATTGCCGAGTTCAGGCTGGACGGCGATTTCTCTTTTGACGTCGACGTCCAATACGATGCCTCCGTTACCGAGAACGCCCTCACCTACGCGGGCACGGCGGTCATTTCGGACATGACCATGGCCCGGGAAGGGATCGAGGGGGAACTGCGGTTCCGGCGGGCGCTCCTTGATTTCAAGCCGGACAACCTGCGCATGAACATCGAGGACGGCACCTTTGACGGCGAGCCGTTCAAGGGGCATCTCGTGGTCGACAATTTCGACGACCCGGTCGTCAACGGCGAACTGGCCGGGTCGGTCAATCTCGCCTTTGCGCAGCCGTTTCTTCCTCCCGAGGGCGGGCACGAGGTGGCCGGTCGGGCCAGGGCGGACCTGAAATTCTCCGGCCGCACCGGCGACGTCAAGAGCATGAGCTTTTCCGGCAATCTGACCGTCACCGAGGGCCGGTACAACTCACCGCAGATGCCCGAACCGATAGAGGCGCTCTCGGTCGACGCCTACTTTGACAACAAGCTGGTAAACGTACGCACGTTCGAAGCGCGGTTCAAATCCGGATACGTGAATTTCTCGGGCCGGATTGACAATCTCGTTGCCTACCTGATGGCCGACTCGGTCCAGGCGCGGAAGGTTTCACCGTCGGTCGACGGTACGTTCAAAGGGGAGCTTGACCTGGCCATGCTCGGCCGCTACCTGCCTGAGAAAGGGCAGCCGGAACTGACCGGACGGCTGGCGGTTGACGTCAAGGTTGCCGGCGGCGCCGCCCGCCTTGCGGACATCAAGCCCCGGGGCAGGCTTACGGTCACGAAGGGTACCTACACCGATTCGCTCATGCCTGAGCCGATCACGAATTTTGCCGTTGAGATGGCCCTCCAGCCGGACACCATCGCGATTGACCGCATGTATCTCAAGTTCACGTCCAGCGACGTGACTTTCACCGGCAAGCTGGTCAACCCGTTCCCGTACCTTCTGCCCGTAAAGGGTCTCGATCGCACCGCGATGACAAAACCCCTCTTTCTCTTTACTTTGTCGTCGCGGCGGTTTGACACCGATCGGCTCTTTCCCGAGGCCGTTCCCGGCTCCGGTGAGAACCGGGCGTCAAAACCGGTGGACTCGGTGTCCCTCGTCATCCTTCCCGATATCGACGGTCGGGGGACGCTGCACGTCGACACGCTGATCTACAGCAAGGTCGAGTTCACGGATCTGGATGGCAAGGTCAGGATCAAGGATCGCCGGATCGAGTGCTACGACGTCACCGGCAACGTATACTCCGGCAAGGTCTCCGGGACTACGACGATCGACCTGAACGACTTTGACAACCCCGTTTACACCGGAGAGTTCAAGGGCGACCAGGTCGACGTCGACGACTTCATGTCCCGGTTTACCCGGTTCGGCGGTCACGTCTTCGGCAAGTGCGATCTGACCGGCGGCTATACGGCGCGCGGTTGGGAGCCGGACGAGTTTCTCAATTCGCTGACCATGAACGGCAGGGGGAACATGCTCGACGGCAAGATTGTCACTTCGGGCACTCTCTACAAGCTGATCAGCGGGCTGGCCGACAAGGCCGGTCAGAGCTTTTCCGAGGAACAGCCGATCAAGAATCTTGGCACGGACATTCTCGTCAAAGACGGCAAGATTGTGCTGGACAATCTCAAGACACGGCTTACGCAAGTCGGCGATATCGAGATCGGCGGGTTTTACGGTTTTGACGGCAGCATCGGCTATTCCGGCAGCCTCCTGTTAAGCCAGGAAGTGACGGAGAAGCTGGTCTCGAAAGGCGGCCTGCTGGGCGGCCTGGCCGGTCTGCTCACCGACAAGACGACGGCCCGCCTTGCACTGCCGCTGAAAATATCCGGGACGGCGGACAGCCCCAAAGCGGAGTTGGACTACAGTGCGCTGACCAAAACCGCCGGCGACGATCTCGGCAAGAAGGCGGGCAACCTTCTTGAGGACTTGTTGAAGAAGAAAGACAAGAAGTAG
- the rpoZ gene encoding DNA-directed RNA polymerase subunit omega, producing the protein MPFLPMDELDRITRNRYEAVIIAAQHARHLNARRLRRLEQLEEGGEVDIEARKITMVALKDLIEGKVNFQRSDIE; encoded by the coding sequence ATGCCGTTTTTACCTATGGATGAGCTCGACAGGATCACCAGGAATCGATACGAAGCCGTGATCATTGCCGCTCAGCATGCCCGTCACCTCAATGCCCGCCGTCTCAGAAGGCTAGAGCAGCTTGAAGAAGGCGGGGAAGTAGACATCGAGGCGCGAAAAATAACGATGGTCGCACTTAAGGATCTTATTGAAGGTAAAGTAAATTTCCAGCGTTCCGATATCGAATAA
- the hslV gene encoding ATP-dependent protease subunit HslV, translating into MRIHATTIIGIIWNGKAAMAGDGQVSWNDTVLKARATKIRTMRDGSIMAGFAGTAADGIALFELFEKKIEEYSGNLPRAAVELAKEWRTDKRLQKLEAVIAIMDREHVFLVSGTGEVVEPDDNIIAIGSGGPYALAAARGLIHANPKLSADKIAAKALEIAADICVYTNKNITVECIK; encoded by the coding sequence ATGAGAATACACGCCACCACGATAATCGGAATAATCTGGAACGGGAAGGCGGCCATGGCGGGGGACGGTCAGGTATCGTGGAACGATACGGTCCTCAAGGCCCGTGCGACCAAGATCCGTACCATGCGTGACGGCTCGATTATGGCCGGGTTTGCCGGTACGGCCGCCGACGGAATCGCACTCTTCGAGCTGTTCGAAAAGAAAATCGAGGAGTACTCCGGGAACCTGCCCCGCGCTGCCGTAGAACTGGCCAAAGAGTGGCGCACGGACAAGAGGCTGCAGAAACTGGAGGCGGTCATTGCCATCATGGACAGGGAGCACGTTTTCCTGGTCAGCGGCACCGGTGAGGTGGTGGAACCGGATGACAATATCATCGCTATCGGATCAGGCGGTCCTTACGCCCTGGCCGCGGCACGCGGACTGATCCACGCCAATCCCAAACTGTCGGCGGATAAAATCGCCGCCAAGGCGCTGGAAATCGCTGCTGATATCTGCGTGTATACGAACAAGAACATCACGGTGGAATGTATTAAATGA
- a CDS encoding ATP-binding protein — MCKIDLKGRFVFIDDETEELLGFTREELFGRPFLDFLAEDDQEVINSIISRRYHFETFFKTTRIGLIHKDGQRVPATVVISLNFIAGSPVNYQFIINAGTSSDRGRAPRERFAELQDLIAELLRFPDSVQWTELARAVRTFCGGNQVLLYRLRDGKPELIEDIGRDSLQEVPSLLKIHQAVAETGQAYDFASEQDVQRAVELDGKAPSEFVSCLQPESESPLLVRVVFKDDMDRSSAARGIQRARFAVDLTSRCLARLGTAASETGVPHDVTRLVEALGKLGIGLLQTSADGRIAAYNSVLSESFEGRRPAGHYDEFVELLSDCNPPHVVEAIRNFCETDPADDDPGQFRTNVNTPSGRSARLAITRQAAGETRGRFSFVLVPDALPGRETIDCHVENSALRQIVTELQTSHDVVTSLCDQLPGLPDADPDKNAGFHRRRLEGQTARHFRMLADLSCLIENIARTEDMHLTDLDAVVSKALDDQRTAYPAVKVSAEVGQLPKIVTCRHRLCLILGNVVSNCFKFAPGELHIRIAATVDDGVAAITVSDNGPGISEGALGRAFRFFARPPGQEAASPSGHGTSLAITRQLARSLGGDITVTSGSGQGTTVTVSIPAGRGAGEEA; from the coding sequence GTGTGCAAGATCGACCTTAAAGGTCGTTTTGTGTTTATCGATGACGAGACCGAAGAGCTGCTCGGCTTTACACGCGAGGAGTTGTTCGGTCGCCCCTTTCTTGACTTCCTGGCCGAAGACGATCAGGAAGTGATCAACAGCATTATATCCAGGCGTTATCACTTCGAGACTTTCTTCAAGACCACCCGCATCGGATTGATCCACAAGGACGGGCAACGGGTCCCCGCCACGGTCGTCATCTCGCTTAATTTCATCGCCGGCAGCCCGGTCAACTACCAGTTCATCATCAATGCCGGCACGTCCTCGGATCGCGGTCGTGCACCACGTGAACGCTTTGCCGAACTGCAGGATCTCATAGCCGAACTGCTGCGCTTTCCTGATTCCGTCCAGTGGACCGAACTCGCCCGTGCCGTGCGGACGTTCTGTGGCGGCAATCAGGTGCTGCTGTACCGTCTTCGGGATGGCAAACCGGAACTTATTGAGGATATCGGGCGGGACTCCCTGCAAGAGGTTCCTTCTCTGCTCAAGATTCACCAGGCCGTGGCCGAAACCGGCCAGGCCTACGATTTTGCATCCGAGCAGGACGTTCAGCGTGCGGTTGAGCTTGACGGAAAAGCGCCGAGCGAATTCGTTTCGTGCCTGCAACCTGAGAGCGAGTCGCCGCTGCTGGTGCGGGTGGTGTTCAAGGATGACATGGACAGGAGTTCGGCCGCACGCGGCATCCAGCGTGCCCGCTTTGCCGTCGACCTGACCTCGCGATGCCTGGCTCGGCTCGGTACCGCTGCGAGTGAGACGGGTGTCCCGCACGACGTCACGCGACTTGTAGAGGCGCTCGGCAAGCTCGGCATCGGGCTTCTCCAAACCAGTGCCGATGGTCGTATAGCGGCCTACAATTCGGTCCTGTCCGAGAGTTTCGAGGGCCGGCGACCTGCCGGTCACTACGACGAGTTCGTTGAGCTCCTGTCCGATTGCAACCCGCCGCACGTTGTTGAGGCTATCCGCAATTTCTGCGAAACTGACCCGGCTGATGACGACCCGGGGCAGTTCCGGACGAACGTGAACACGCCGTCGGGCCGGTCCGCCAGGCTGGCAATTACAAGACAGGCGGCCGGCGAGACACGAGGTCGCTTCAGCTTTGTCCTTGTGCCCGACGCGCTGCCCGGGCGAGAGACGATTGACTGTCACGTCGAGAACTCGGCGCTGCGGCAGATTGTCACCGAACTTCAGACGTCTCATGACGTGGTAACGTCACTCTGCGACCAGCTGCCCGGTCTTCCCGATGCCGACCCGGACAAGAATGCCGGTTTTCATCGGCGCCGACTTGAAGGTCAGACCGCCCGACACTTCAGGATGCTGGCCGACCTTTCCTGTCTGATTGAGAATATCGCCCGCACCGAGGATATGCATCTCACGGATCTTGACGCCGTCGTCTCCAAGGCGCTTGACGATCAGCGCACCGCTTACCCGGCAGTCAAGGTGTCGGCAGAGGTCGGCCAACTGCCGAAGATCGTGACGTGTCGGCACCGGCTCTGCCTGATCCTCGGCAATGTTGTAAGCAATTGCTTTAAGTTTGCCCCGGGAGAACTGCACATACGAATCGCCGCTACCGTAGATGACGGCGTTGCCGCCATCACTGTATCGGATAACGGGCCGGGCATATCCGAAGGCGCTCTCGGGCGCGCTTTCCGTTTCTTCGCCAGACCTCCGGGGCAGGAGGCGGCGTCGCCTTCGGGACACGGCACTTCGCTGGCCATCACACGGCAACTGGCCCGGAGTCTCGGCGGTGATATCACGGTCACATCCGGAAGCGGGCAGGGTACGACCGTGACGGTCTCGATCCCCGCCGGTCGAGGCGCGGGGGAGGAGGCCTGA
- a CDS encoding histidine kinase dimerization/phospho-acceptor domain-containing protein — MDRNLRILIADKNRYHALLIERGLRNRFAASIVAVFRSADQAIEELQKTTYDAAVIDCTCAANSDSNIVEAVRRCRRHLPILLTTPPGTVLPDVYPGDNGLTAFVVKDSTFHILIPQLVAHVLEQGSFYRDGRPLRPRLTARRKADMINITANTLAHEINNPLMAILGITELLLGDSNGCDAEVKQKVRVIQESARRIESALHHLGSLSRATLRPTAAGSLIDTNRPSGTSGPEG; from the coding sequence ATGGATCGGAATCTGCGCATCCTGATTGCCGATAAGAACCGGTACCACGCGCTGCTGATCGAGCGGGGCCTGCGCAACCGCTTTGCTGCGTCCATCGTGGCCGTTTTTCGCTCCGCTGACCAGGCAATCGAGGAACTCCAGAAGACTACCTACGATGCCGCCGTCATCGACTGCACGTGTGCCGCCAACAGCGACAGCAACATAGTAGAAGCCGTGAGGCGTTGTCGCCGGCACCTGCCGATCCTGCTGACGACCCCGCCGGGCACGGTTCTGCCGGATGTATACCCCGGGGATAACGGGCTCACCGCCTTCGTTGTCAAAGACAGTACCTTTCATATCCTCATTCCGCAACTCGTGGCCCACGTTCTTGAGCAAGGCAGTTTCTACCGCGACGGCCGGCCGCTCAGGCCGAGACTCACGGCCAGGAGGAAAGCCGATATGATCAATATCACGGCCAACACCCTGGCGCACGAGATAAACAACCCGCTGATGGCCATACTCGGAATCACGGAACTGCTGCTCGGTGACTCCAACGGTTGCGATGCCGAGGTGAAACAGAAGGTTCGCGTGATACAGGAGTCGGCCAGGCGTATTGAATCCGCCCTGCATCACCTCGGCAGCCTTTCCAGAGCGACTCTCCGGCCGACGGCTGCCGGCAGCCTGATTGACACCAATCGGCCGTCAGGCACTTCCGGGCCTGAGGGTTAG
- a CDS encoding tyrosine-type recombinase/integrase, with amino-acid sequence MLQEEFSRFLADLAQTKHRSARTVEAYRRDLSPWLTFLEEQHARQPHALKNDPVFLRVYLRQRSEAGVSNRSLARFVAALSSFQKFLAVDLRARVYCFKLPRIKYSVNLPGFIPQAEAAGLFKHRNARDDKQKYPYWRDYLMVLLLYVTGLRRAELARISLPDLELNRGLVTVIGKGGKERVVPLGQNTRGDLKRYLALRREYARQKQSRAAALFLNRNGQALSVRSVDRLVKKFGRAGGVNLTPHALRHSFATHMLENGADLMLIKELLGHASLSTTQKYTHVTAETLKKTYRRAHPRSGASK; translated from the coding sequence ATGCTGCAAGAAGAGTTTTCCAGATTTCTCGCGGACCTTGCCCAGACAAAGCACCGCTCCGCCCGGACGGTCGAAGCCTACCGGCGGGACCTCTCGCCGTGGCTAACCTTCCTCGAAGAGCAGCATGCCCGGCAACCCCACGCGTTGAAAAATGACCCCGTCTTTCTGCGGGTTTACCTCAGACAGCGCTCGGAAGCCGGGGTATCCAACCGTTCGCTTGCCCGCTTCGTTGCGGCGCTGTCCAGCTTTCAGAAGTTCCTGGCTGTCGATCTTCGGGCCAGGGTGTACTGTTTCAAGCTCCCACGGATCAAATACAGCGTGAATCTGCCCGGTTTCATCCCGCAGGCCGAGGCCGCCGGCCTCTTCAAACATCGTAACGCGCGGGACGACAAGCAGAAATACCCGTACTGGCGCGACTACCTGATGGTTCTGCTGCTGTATGTCACCGGCTTGCGGCGAGCGGAACTGGCTCGTATCAGTCTGCCCGATCTCGAGCTTAACCGAGGTCTTGTCACCGTGATCGGCAAAGGGGGCAAGGAACGAGTCGTACCGCTCGGGCAGAACACCCGCGGTGACCTCAAACGGTATCTTGCCCTGCGGCGTGAGTATGCCCGCCAAAAGCAATCCCGAGCGGCGGCCCTGTTTCTGAACCGCAACGGCCAGGCGCTGTCCGTTCGGTCGGTTGACCGGCTGGTAAAGAAATTCGGGCGGGCAGGGGGGGTGAACCTTACTCCCCATGCTCTGCGCCACTCGTTTGCCACCCATATGCTTGAAAACGGTGCCGATCTGATGCTGATAAAAGAGCTGCTTGGACATGCATCCCTCTCGACGACACAGAAATACACGCACGTCACGGCGGAAACACTCAAGAAGACCTATCGCAGGGCGCACCCGCGATCAGGGGCAAGCAAGTAG
- the topA gene encoding type I DNA topoisomerase gives MARNLVIVESPAKSRTLARFLGKDFDVLSTVGHIVDLPKSKLGVDVEHDFEPAYTVIKGKEKIIAQLKKAARKAGTVYLAPDPDREGEAIAWHVANALKGAKSDFLRVTFNEITKTAVTEAIRKPRAIDLNLVNAQQARRVLDRLVGYQVSPFLWKTVARNLSAGRVQSVALRLVCERETEIRDFVQQAYWNIFAVLANRDGAKFQAQLYRIGQKTVVNAGQRGKNKMTIDSRAEADRLITDLTEQDFTVTGIKRTSRLRKPAAPFITSTLQQEAAKVHGFSPKQTMSIAQRLYEGIDIGKKGPTGLITYMRTDSTRVASEAKAAVRKYIASEFGEEYLPAKANVYGRRKSAQDAHEAIRPTSVSLPPDEVKTHLTPQQLKLYALIWKRFVASQMTNARYHVETADISAGDYLFRASAQKLVFDGFLHVYREAREPDENGNGNGAMETLPDLQTGETLNLVELKPVESVTRPPARFSEAMLVKRLEADGIGRPSTYATIVSTLKERKYVELVQKKLHLTELGEAVSKILVKHFPKLFNVSFTAEMERELDQVGEGADNWVKVVSDFYKPFVKTLDALKARQSQIKASLIEKTDISCEKCGSPMVIKWGRNGRFLACSTWPDCKSTKPLPEEEAKNRTDEKCEKCGSAMVIKTGRYGRFMACSAYPDCRNTKPIKVGVACPKEGCGGQIVEKQSRNRRVFYGCSNYPKCDYASWDRPVNQACPVCKHPFMYSKVSKARGEHLRCPECKHQVAEEAAEKNPVG, from the coding sequence ATGGCCAGAAACTTAGTTATTGTAGAGTCGCCCGCCAAATCTCGAACGCTCGCCCGGTTCCTGGGCAAGGATTTCGATGTCCTGTCCACCGTCGGTCATATTGTTGATCTGCCCAAATCGAAACTGGGAGTCGATGTTGAGCACGATTTCGAGCCCGCCTACACCGTCATCAAAGGTAAAGAGAAGATCATCGCGCAGCTGAAGAAGGCGGCGCGGAAGGCGGGCACTGTCTACCTCGCGCCCGATCCGGATAGAGAGGGCGAAGCTATAGCCTGGCACGTGGCCAATGCCCTCAAGGGGGCCAAGTCCGATTTCCTGAGGGTTACCTTTAACGAAATTACCAAGACGGCGGTGACCGAGGCGATCCGGAAACCTCGGGCCATTGATCTGAACCTGGTCAATGCCCAGCAGGCCCGCCGCGTGCTTGATCGCCTGGTGGGGTACCAGGTGTCCCCGTTCCTGTGGAAAACCGTGGCCCGCAATCTGTCGGCCGGTCGAGTTCAATCCGTAGCCTTGCGCCTCGTCTGTGAGCGGGAGACCGAGATCCGGGATTTTGTGCAGCAGGCCTACTGGAACATCTTTGCGGTTTTGGCCAACCGCGACGGGGCGAAGTTTCAGGCTCAGCTTTACAGGATTGGCCAGAAAACCGTGGTCAATGCGGGCCAGCGCGGGAAGAACAAAATGACGATTGACTCCCGCGCCGAAGCCGACCGGCTCATCACTGATCTTACGGAACAGGACTTCACCGTTACCGGGATCAAGCGAACCAGTCGCCTGCGCAAGCCAGCAGCGCCGTTTATAACTTCGACCCTGCAACAGGAAGCGGCCAAAGTACACGGTTTTTCCCCCAAGCAGACGATGTCGATCGCACAGCGCCTGTACGAAGGAATCGATATCGGCAAGAAGGGTCCGACGGGCCTGATCACGTATATGAGAACCGACTCCACCAGGGTGGCATCAGAGGCCAAGGCCGCCGTCCGCAAGTACATCGCCAGCGAATTCGGAGAAGAGTATCTTCCGGCCAAGGCCAACGTCTATGGTCGGCGCAAGTCGGCCCAGGATGCTCACGAGGCCATTCGGCCGACATCAGTCAGTCTTCCGCCCGACGAGGTGAAGACGCACCTGACGCCGCAGCAGTTAAAACTCTATGCTCTCATATGGAAGCGCTTTGTCGCCTCGCAGATGACCAACGCCCGGTATCACGTCGAAACCGCCGATATTTCTGCCGGCGATTACCTGTTTCGGGCCTCGGCCCAAAAGCTGGTCTTCGACGGATTCCTGCACGTGTACCGTGAAGCCAGAGAACCCGACGAGAACGGCAATGGTAACGGTGCGATGGAAACCCTGCCCGATCTTCAGACCGGGGAAACTCTCAATCTCGTTGAGCTGAAGCCGGTCGAGTCAGTGACCAGACCGCCGGCACGGTTTTCTGAGGCGATGCTCGTTAAGCGCCTTGAAGCAGACGGTATCGGCCGGCCTTCCACCTACGCCACGATCGTTTCAACGCTCAAGGAGCGGAAATACGTGGAGCTGGTTCAGAAAAAGCTGCATCTCACGGAACTGGGCGAGGCCGTCAGCAAAATCCTGGTCAAGCACTTCCCCAAGCTCTTCAACGTCTCCTTCACTGCTGAAATGGAGCGGGAACTGGACCAGGTGGGAGAGGGTGCTGACAACTGGGTCAAAGTGGTTAGCGACTTTTATAAGCCTTTTGTCAAGACTCTTGACGCCCTTAAAGCCAGGCAATCCCAGATCAAGGCCTCACTGATCGAGAAGACTGACATTTCCTGTGAGAAGTGTGGTTCTCCGATGGTCATCAAGTGGGGTCGTAACGGGCGCTTTCTTGCCTGCTCAACGTGGCCGGACTGCAAATCCACCAAGCCGCTGCCCGAAGAGGAAGCCAAGAACCGCACCGATGAGAAGTGCGAAAAGTGTGGTTCCGCCATGGTCATCAAGACCGGACGATACGGCCGGTTCATGGCCTGCTCTGCCTACCCTGACTGCAGGAACACCAAGCCGATCAAGGTGGGGGTGGCCTGCCCCAAGGAGGGCTGCGGCGGGCAGATCGTCGAAAAGCAATCCAGGAATCGCCGTGTCTTTTATGGTTGCAGCAACTATCCCAAGTGCGATTACGCCAGTTGGGATCGGCCGGTGAATCAGGCATGTCCAGTGTGCAAACACCCGTTCATGTATTCGAAGGTTTCCAAGGCCCGGGGCGAGCACCTGCGCTGTCCCGAATGCAAGCACCAGGTGGCCGAAGAAGCCGCAGAAAAGAACCCCGTAGGTTGA